In Oreochromis aureus strain Israel breed Guangdong linkage group 9, ZZ_aureus, whole genome shotgun sequence, the genomic window ccctgtacgtgtgtgtgcacgcgtgtgtgtgtgtgtgcgcgtgtgtgcgtgtgtacgtgtgcgcgcgcgtgcgtgcgtgtgtgtgtgtgtgtgtgcgcgtgcttACAGTCCAGCGGCTCAGAGTTGGTCAGGTGCTTCTTGAACTGCTCGTTCAGGTCCTTGCTGACTCCGATGTCCTGGAACATTCGCTGCAGTTTGGACGTGTACTCGAAGCCGCACGCTTGCTGCAAGAGGAGAAGAAGTCGTCAAAACAACCCAGCAGTCGACACACACACGCTGCCTGGAGTGTGTAACGAGTGCACACAGGTGTGATTCGGACCTTGAGTTTGGAGATCATGCTGGCCTCGGCGTCGTCGCTGGCGCTGTTCTGGTGGACCAGACGTTTGGCCAGCATCTTGGCGTAAAACTTCTGGAAAACGTCTTTGTCCTCGATGTACTTGAACACAACCATCTAAGAGAGGAAACACCGTGGATTGTTTGGTTTCACTGCAAAACTAAGAGACGTAACCTTACAGAGAACTGCAGGTCAGAGCATCTCACCACTTGGTTCAGAGTGTCCTCCAGTTCAGCCTCCTCTGGGTTTTTGGAGctgaaaaggaaacaaaaataaacaaaatgtttttttgtttttttaaatctcatgtGGAGGTTAAATTACAGAAGAGCCAGGCAGATGCTATCATCTTGTTCAGCCTCTGAAGTAAAGCTAAATCATCCCTCTGTGTGGATGAAGGATGTAAACACCGTCTCTGCTCCATCACTCTCACACTCCAAGCATCTTTCTGCTGCTCTTAAGCAGCTTCGTCCACCTCACTCGCTTTGAAaagtgtctttttgtttttgtcctgagTTTAACCCTTTCAGACCtgccatagaaccaagtccaccagagcttatattatatttttacatgctgtagtgccaattttgggagcatttcaagttgatatacatcaatacaaccattatagcccacattttaataatatgtatgcattaagtgcatagtaattacataaattgcaaaaaagtgcaacaaactacaaaaaaaattgtgtttttttttaacatatatttctagttagagaaatttaagaggctcatccctcaaaactgtaaatacaaagaaGTTGCCCAAACTAGTTTctcaccacaggaaatttattttgagtgtcttcatagttttatttttaaaatacaccaatttttatatactacaggaaaaacgaaaataaatattataatgcaaatttgcaaaaaagcagcatatgcatcaaaataaactatttccagcagtgcaatatgagtcctaagcatcccagaaacgacacagaaagtcataaagtcaaagataacttttaaaaacaccagtataggctcatgaggccctgatggtaaaaaaaaaactacatttccgcgaaaatgacgtcacttccggtttctggcaggtaatggcggacatgcgaaagttcgcgctgacgtctattccagCGTAGGAAGTGTTTTGCGAACaactgatcggatcggcaaaacgtgtttctggaatattatgtttttgttgctgcaagtgctttttatgcagtttttgcaaagctatatgtggaaggaaactgtgacctaggacaagctgatggcataagatgtaagtacaactcctccggtttcatatgcaaaaaaaattattgctctagcttacgtggttgcagagctacccggatttaaaaatagttacgcaaaacagaGGTGCCCActccgaccggttttaaagggttaacagAGCAGTCAGGATCCAGACGCCACTCAGAGTTACTGAACCCACAGAGAGAGCGCAGTCCTGCCGGGGAGATTCCCACAGTGGAACAGCATCCACTGATCAGGAAACAACAGCTGCCCAAACAAACCCCTCATGGTGCACTTCTGTTTGTCACAGAGcttttcatcatttgtttgtcCATCGTTTTACTTCTAGGACTGAAAGTGTCGACTCAGTTAGAAACAGATCACAGAttcagaggaagaagaaagtaaGAGCTGACGAGAGCACGCTTGGCTTTATTTAAAAGAACAGCAGAAGCCTCAGAAGGAGGAGTCCAGAGAAACGACAGCAACATGCTGAGCTCACATGTATTGTGCACATCACCCACCTCTTCTTCAGTAAAGAGTCGCAGTATCTGGCCAGCAGCTCAGGAGACTTGCTGGACGACTGAGCCATCCTGGTGACGGCGTTGTTGTTGATGAACCGACCGCACGCCTGCAAAAGACAAAACCATGAGTCGAAACTTTCACCTGCCTGTAGGAATCCAGTGgaggattattattattatcattattattactattatcatCTCATGGTTACTGACCTTGTCGAGTGCGGCCACGAAGCCGGCGTCGTTGTTGAAGGCAGACATGACCAAAGCGTTGTACTTCTTATGGACGTCCAGGGTGGTCTGCACGTACACTTTGGGGtcctggaacacacacacacacacacacacacacacacacacacacacacacacacacacacacacacacacacacacacacacacacacacacacacacacacacacacacacacacacacacacacacacacacacacacacacacacacacacacacacacacacacaggtcagaGCTCATTTATATTCACTCATTTGCTCCACTTTTCAGTCGTCTGTGAACCAttttcaacaaaaacaataacagtgTGATTCTTCTGTTAGTACATCTGATATGGAGCTCAGTTATACGTGTCCACATTCTCTCCATCaatctgttttaaaaacaaactcatTTCGCCTCCGTGTCTGTTTGACTAACAGGCCACACGTTTATCATCTCACTGTTaactgacaaacaaacaaagcttcAGAGCCTTCTCTCCTTCAGGCGACTCGTTAAAGTAAACTAGTGAGAAACACtgaggtgaaaaaaagaaaagaaagtccTGCGTACGTTGAGCGCTGCCTCGCCGCACTTCTCGATGGCAGCCAGGCCCTGGTTGTGGATGTGGGTCTCTAGAAGTTTCTTCAGCTCACCCAGACCGTCTGTGATCCGCGACACCAGGTTGTACATCCTGCCCAGGTCTGaaacacagagaggaagagCTGCATGTGTGAAACACCAGACCATCGTTACTGGAGATAAAAGCTTTGAGTTATCCAGGAAAGGTTGGATTGGTGGGAGTGTGTGTGGAatgcagcgcacacacacacacacacccccacccacacacacacacacacacacacacacccacccacccacacacacccccacccacccacccacacacccacccacacacacaccagagtCCAAACTGTTAAAGTTCCTTTTAAGCGTGCATTGGGGTTCAGAGCTGTAAAAATATTTCACTGTCAGCGGACGTCACGGTGCCGCCTCTTCCATCCAGCAGGTAAACTGATGACCCCAAAAAGCCCAAACTACATGGAAACAAACGACACGGCTACCTTCGTTCTTGTCAGCGTCCAGGAGGTTCTGAAACTCGGTGTGGAAGATCTCCAGATGCTTCTCGATGAGGACTTGCTCACACTTCCGGGCCAGTTCATCCTGGGTGGATTCATGGAGGTAAACCTGCACACGCCGCTGCTCCTCCAGGAGGCGGGCCTCCGCCTGAGGAAACGCACACGGAAAAGAGAAATCAGGAAAGCAGACAGACTCTGGTCACGGCTCAGCGTTAAAAGCTCCACATGTCTCTGCTCATTCACCCACAGCTGTTTGCAGCTGGACAGCACAGCGCCTACCTTCTTCATGTACTCTGTGACGGGGTTCTGCTGCAGGAACTCTGTGCTCTCACGTGTGTAGAAACGTTCTGTGTCAGTGAGGAACTGACACTCAAAGTATTCTTTGTACACGGACAGCGTGGGGCCTTTGGCGAAGGCGTCCTCTTCGTTCAGGCCCAGCTCGACTGCAGCAGGACAGAGGTGGGATTAATGAAAGCCGGTCAACATGAAAACATCCACATCCCTGTTAATACATCCAAAACAGAAGTGTCTACAAATGTAATTTAGTCTGAAACGatcctttcatttaaaataatcattGAATATCTGCTGAACTCTGACCAGATTCTGACTCAGAGGTCGGATCACGTGTCAGTCACAGTGACCAGCTTCATTCAATCctgtgttgctgtgtttagCATCGCTCAGCTGTTAGGAGGTATTTTCACATTTCTTCATGTTAAATCTTAAACATAATGTAAGTGTGACCTTTGCAGAATAGATGTTAGGTTACGAACTCTAAAATCCTTCAAATCATTCAACAGCTGCACAAAAATCAGTCAGAAAAATCTCCAGCTGGGTTTAATTAGTCAGATTTTCAGCTCCTGTGAGCACGTGTGCACACTCCAGCACCTTCACAGGTGGTGCATGGGTAGtagatttcatttatttatatggaAGTGAGACAGGTTAAAACACTGCAGACAGTCTGCTGCTCTGATCACCAACAGGTTTTCGCTGCCTCTCCTGTTAAACCCAACACATGACGTGAGTCTCACAGCCTCTGTTCAGAGTTCCCACCAAACAAAGTAGAATTTCACATTAGCCTGAAAATCATCCACAGCTCTCTGTTTCTGATCATTGCTGATACTCATAACCTGCTTGTGTCTGGTTACTCCTCTGTTGTACTCGAGGACCTACCATAAGACTGGACAACACCACTGATGAGCCGGGTGTTGATGGTCTCAccgttcctctctctctctatcagcTTCAGAACGGCGTTTGTTACCTTACAGGGAGAGAGGTTCGGTTCAGTAAACATGCAGAATTCAGCATTTTAATCACTGCGCTGTTTCTTTAAGAAGGAAAACCATGCACACCTGTTTGTTGAGGGGTCGGAATAAACACTCCCTCCAGGTCACGAGTGCCAGCTGAGAGAAGGCAGAGTGAAAGAGAACCACAAGTTTAATAAAACAGTTTGCTTGCTATGAATCTGTTTGTACTGTGACCTGGTCAAGTAAAGCTTTTCTGTAACTGCTGCTTGGGGACAGGTGACATATTTAAATTGGCTTCTTAAGGCCTTCTTCCTGGACCTAAAGTACCTGCTGGAACTACATTCAGCCCAAGTTTTTAACTCTGTGCATtcaaacagaaaatctgtggacATTAAGGAACTGTCAGACTTACCGAGTATATCTCGTAGATGCCCTTGCGTCCCTCGTCACACTCTCGTCTGACCCAGTGACGGTTGAGGTAGGCGCAGATCCCGTTGAGGACCTTACTGGAGAAACGGTAGTCCTCCCACTGCTGGGTGTAAAACTTCAACACGCACTCGTCCATCAGATCCTCGCCATCCTGCGGACAATAACACGGAAAGCAAAGGGAGGAGGAGTTGAAAGGTGTCCGTGGTGCGCTAGGTGAGGCTGTGACTGGTAACCGTGGACTCACCTTGAGTAGGCTGGTCAGGTAGTTCTTCAGGAACTCCTTGAGCCGCTTGTAGAGCTCCAGGCCTACAAACTGAGCCCCGCCTGGAGTGGTGGACTTTTTGGAGGGCTTTGCTGGAGGCACGGAGCCCCGGCCCTGGCTGGACTGGTGGACGCTGGTACAATAGTTATATACATGTCTGATCGAAGGGTTAAGGCGCACACGTCACATCAGGGTAACCGCTGCATTCCTCACATCTGGCTGCTTGTAACATCATGAGCAAGTATGTGAGGAATGTCCTCCGCTGTCGTTCTCCCTTTTATGCATGAAATCACAGCACATTTCCACAGAGCCCAGTTTAAACCTGGGCCGTCTGCAGGGACACGACCGCAGCTTTGAGCTTTCACGGCCGagtggattttatttcatacttCAGGGAAATGTGCAACCTTTAGCA contains:
- the LOC116329343 gene encoding cullin-1 — encoded protein: MSSNRTQNPHGLKQIGLDQIWDDLRAGIQQVYTRQSMAKSRYMELYTHVYNYCTSVHQSSQGRGSVPPAKPSKKSTTPGGAQFVGLELYKRLKEFLKNYLTSLLKDGEDLMDECVLKFYTQQWEDYRFSSKVLNGICAYLNRHWVRRECDEGRKGIYEIYSLALVTWRECLFRPLNKQVTNAVLKLIERERNGETINTRLISGVVQSYVELGLNEEDAFAKGPTLSVYKEYFECQFLTDTERFYTRESTEFLQQNPVTEYMKKAEARLLEEQRRVQVYLHESTQDELARKCEQVLIEKHLEIFHTEFQNLLDADKNEDLGRMYNLVSRITDGLGELKKLLETHIHNQGLAAIEKCGEAALNDPKVYVQTTLDVHKKYNALVMSAFNNDAGFVAALDKACGRFINNNAVTRMAQSSSKSPELLARYCDSLLKKSSKNPEEAELEDTLNQVMVVFKYIEDKDVFQKFYAKMLAKRLVHQNSASDDAEASMISKLKQACGFEYTSKLQRMFQDIGVSKDLNEQFKKHLTNSEPLDLDFSIQVLSSGSWPFQQSCTFALPSELERSYQRFTAFYASRHSGRKLTWLYHLSKGELVTNCFKNRYTLQASTFQMAILLQYNTEDSYTVQQLTDSTQIKTDILVQVLQILLKSKLLVLEDENANVDEVEFKSDTVIKLFLGYKNKKLRVNINVPMKTEQKQEQETTHKNIEEDRKLLIQAAIVRIMKMRKVLKHQQLLAEVLNQLSSRFKPRVPVIKKCIDILIEKEYLERVDGEKDTYSYLA